In Candidatus Omnitrophota bacterium, a single genomic region encodes these proteins:
- a CDS encoding transketolase, giving the protein MERIEDTRELQKKAIDIRRDVLIMLEKAGSGHTGGSLSIVEILVYLYYCRMNIDPKRPKNRDRDKFVLSKGHGCPALYAVLADRGFFPKQELATLRQIGSRLQGHPQFGLPGLEISSGSLGQGLSVAMGIALGDRMDGIDAKVYCLMGDGETNEGQVWEAAMTAAHYKLDNLCGIVDYNKLQIDGLCCEVKDMVEYRNKWEHFGWYTVEIDGHDFGQLQKAFEEVSQVKGKPQLVIAHTVKGKGVSFIENKVAWHGIAPKPEELEKALAELNEAEKALS; this is encoded by the coding sequence ATGGAAAGGATCGAAGATACCAGAGAGCTCCAGAAAAAGGCCATTGATATCAGGCGCGACGTGCTCATAATGCTCGAGAAAGCCGGAAGCGGACACACGGGGGGGTCATTGTCCATAGTCGAGATACTGGTCTATCTGTATTACTGCAGGATGAACATTGACCCTAAACGACCGAAGAACAGGGACCGGGACAAGTTCGTTCTTTCAAAGGGGCATGGATGCCCGGCCCTTTACGCTGTCCTCGCCGACCGGGGATTTTTCCCGAAGCAGGAACTTGCGACCCTCAGGCAGATAGGTTCCCGGCTTCAGGGCCACCCGCAGTTCGGTCTGCCGGGTCTTGAGATATCGAGCGGCTCTCTGGGGCAGGGGCTTTCAGTGGCCATGGGGATAGCGCTCGGTGACAGGATGGACGGCATAGACGCCAAGGTATACTGCCTCATGGGTGACGGCGAGACCAACGAGGGTCAGGTCTGGGAGGCCGCGATGACGGCGGCGCACTACAAGCTTGATAACCTGTGCGGCATAGTCGATTACAACAAGCTTCAGATCGACGGTCTCTGCTGCGAGGTCAAGGACATGGTCGAGTACAGGAATAAATGGGAGCATTTCGGGTGGTATACCGTGGAGATAGACGGGCATGATTTCGGTCAGCTGCAAAAGGCGTTCGAGGAAGTCTCCCAGGTGAAAGGTAAGCCCCAGCTTGTGATCGCCCACACTGTGAAGGGTAAAGGAGTATCCTTCATAGAGAACAAGGTCGCATGGCACGGTATCGCGCCCAAACCGGAAGAACTGGAAAAAGCACTTGCCGAACTGAACGAAGCGGAAAAAGCACTTTCTTGA
- a CDS encoding tetratricopeptide repeat protein produces MTSIRLFVLTLIYISFIAISVLLTGEDAHGAAVEAPVDESRSADPEIQELSGALAHYIMGAIYDNYGDLETAVGEYGQALRSKGDVSDIYLKLGSNYLLLGKLEQAVSNLEKAIEMAPEEVKAYMLMAIIYTARGEYDAAEEQYMRALKYDPENLKVLTFLSDLYIVQQKLEKAAGVYEKILQIKQDDAFIYFNLGIIYSKLSLLEKAEENLKKAIEVDQNYLEAQMVLGFVYEIEGKYSEAIEQYKKVTSIDSLNREAYARLSQLYYRMGQTEKAVEQNRVLMRIDIYSPEPYLRNFSIYLAEKKFGKAEGVLREALRNGISDPVIYASLGYLATEQGEYRKAVDYYEVAAEKDPANYSYKFYLAVALDRSGDTKEAERLLERSIAEGADLPEIYNYLGYMYAEKGKRLDRAIALIEKAISKDPENGAYLDSLGWAYYKKDELGKALEKLQQAAHYLPEDPVIRNHLGEVYYRLGEWEKALVQWKLSYELYPADLKLLNKIRALERKIERGK; encoded by the coding sequence ATGACGTCCATACGGTTGTTCGTCCTTACCCTTATATATATATCTTTTATCGCTATTTCCGTACTTTTGACGGGAGAAGACGCACACGGTGCTGCGGTTGAAGCGCCCGTGGACGAATCCCGTTCCGCCGATCCCGAGATACAGGAACTTTCCGGCGCCCTGGCCCATTATATAATGGGGGCGATATACGACAATTACGGTGATCTGGAGACGGCTGTCGGAGAATACGGCCAGGCGCTCCGGAGCAAGGGTGACGTAAGCGATATTTATCTTAAACTCGGCTCGAACTATCTGCTCCTTGGAAAACTTGAACAGGCTGTCAGTAACCTGGAAAAGGCCATTGAGATGGCCCCGGAAGAGGTCAAGGCGTACATGCTCATGGCGATAATATATACCGCCAGAGGTGAATATGACGCCGCCGAAGAGCAGTACATGCGCGCTCTCAAATACGACCCGGAGAACCTGAAGGTCCTCACCTTTCTTTCGGACCTTTACATAGTTCAGCAGAAGCTCGAGAAAGCTGCCGGGGTCTATGAGAAGATACTCCAGATAAAACAGGATGATGCTTTTATTTATTTCAACCTGGGTATCATCTACAGCAAGCTCAGTCTTCTGGAAAAGGCGGAGGAGAACCTTAAAAAGGCCATAGAGGTCGACCAGAACTATCTTGAGGCTCAGATGGTGCTCGGTTTTGTCTATGAGATCGAGGGGAAGTATTCAGAGGCCATCGAGCAGTACAAGAAGGTAACCAGCATAGATTCGCTGAACAGGGAAGCATACGCCCGCCTCAGCCAGCTTTATTACAGGATGGGCCAGACAGAGAAAGCCGTAGAGCAGAACCGGGTGCTCATGCGAATAGATATCTATTCGCCGGAGCCGTACCTGCGCAATTTCAGTATTTATCTGGCGGAAAAGAAATTCGGCAAAGCCGAGGGGGTCCTGAGGGAGGCTCTGAGGAACGGTATTTCCGATCCGGTGATCTACGCCAGTCTGGGCTATCTTGCCACCGAACAGGGCGAGTACCGCAAGGCGGTGGATTACTACGAGGTGGCGGCGGAGAAGGACCCGGCCAATTACAGTTACAAGTTCTACCTGGCTGTAGCCCTGGACCGTTCGGGCGACACCAAGGAAGCTGAGCGCCTTCTGGAGAGAAGCATAGCCGAAGGGGCGGACCTTCCGGAGATATATAATTACCTCGGGTACATGTACGCCGAGAAGGGAAAGCGGCTTGACCGCGCGATAGCCCTCATTGAAAAGGCTATCAGCAAGGACCCGGAGAACGGCGCTTACCTTGACAGCCTTGGATGGGCCTATTATAAGAAGGACGAGCTGGGCAAGGCCCTCGAGAAGCTGCAGCAGGCCGCGCACTATCTTCCGGAGGACCCGGTCATAAGGAATCATCTCGGTGAAGTGTATTACAGGTTGGGAGAGTGGGAAAAGGCCCTGGTCCAGTGGAAGCTTTCGTACGAACTGTACCCGGCAGACCTCAAGCTTTTGAACAAGATAAGGGCGCTTGAAAGAAAAATAGAAAGAGGCAAGTAA
- a CDS encoding ATP phosphoribosyltransferase, protein MAEKKLKLGIPKGSLQETTLRLFEKAGYKIKVSTRSYFPSIDDDEIEVVLFRAQEMSRYVEDGIIDCGITGNDWIEENSSSVERVAELVYAKASMRPVRWVLAVPNSSDIAGVKDLQGRKVATELVSVTEKYLNENGVSAEVEFSWGATEVKCKMGIDAIVEVTETGSSLRANDLKIIDTVCESTTQFIANRKAWQDSWKKEKMGRIAMLLEGAILAEGKVGLKMNAKKESVDKIIAILPAINTPTVSQLFDKDWVDIDTVIDEEEVKRLIPDLRNAGATGIIEYPLNKVIY, encoded by the coding sequence ATGGCTGAAAAGAAACTGAAACTCGGTATTCCCAAGGGAAGCCTTCAGGAGACAACGTTGAGGCTTTTCGAAAAAGCGGGATACAAGATAAAGGTCTCCACCAGATCTTATTTCCCCAGTATAGACGACGATGAGATCGAAGTGGTGCTTTTCCGCGCGCAGGAGATGTCGCGTTACGTGGAGGACGGGATAATCGATTGCGGGATAACCGGGAACGACTGGATCGAAGAGAATTCTTCCAGCGTGGAGAGGGTCGCTGAACTCGTTTACGCCAAGGCAAGCATGAGACCTGTCAGATGGGTTCTGGCCGTACCGAACTCTTCCGACATCGCCGGGGTGAAGGACCTGCAAGGCAGGAAAGTGGCAACCGAACTTGTCAGCGTAACCGAGAAATACCTCAATGAGAACGGTGTAAGCGCCGAAGTCGAGTTCAGCTGGGGCGCTACCGAGGTCAAATGCAAGATGGGCATAGATGCCATAGTCGAGGTTACCGAGACCGGTTCAAGCCTGCGCGCGAACGACCTCAAGATAATAGATACTGTCTGCGAATCGACCACCCAGTTCATCGCCAACCGCAAGGCCTGGCAGGATAGCTGGAAAAAAGAGAAAATGGGACGGATCGCCATGCTGCTCGAGGGGGCCATACTCGCCGAAGGCAAGGTAGGTCTCAAGATGAACGCAAAAAAAGAATCAGTGGACAAGATAATCGCCATACTTCCGGCGATAAACACGCCGACGGTCTCCCAGCTTTTTGACAAGGACTGGGTGGACATAGATACGGTGATAGATGAAGAAGAGGTCAAAAGACTTATCCCTGACCTGAGGAATGCGGGAGCTACCGGGATAATCGAATACCCGCTCAACAAGGTGATATACTGA
- the nrdR gene encoding transcriptional repressor NrdR: protein MRCPYCNNIEDKVIDSRMSGEGLSIRRRRECLNCGKRFTTYEYVERAQLMVVKRDGTRKKFDREKIKSGIMKACEKRPVSMEKIDQIVDSIERNIQKKADKEVKSTDIGNRVMEALYQLDEVAYVRFASVYRRFKDISHFKEELEKFLE, encoded by the coding sequence ATGAGGTGCCCTTACTGCAATAATATCGAGGACAAGGTCATTGATTCCCGCATGAGCGGGGAGGGCCTGAGCATAAGAAGAAGAAGAGAATGCCTTAACTGCGGCAAGAGGTTCACTACCTATGAGTACGTGGAAAGGGCCCAGCTTATGGTCGTTAAACGGGACGGTACGCGCAAGAAGTTCGACAGGGAAAAGATCAAGAGCGGTATAATGAAGGCCTGTGAAAAACGTCCCGTGAGCATGGAAAAGATTGACCAGATAGTCGATTCCATAGAGCGCAACATACAGAAAAAAGCCGATAAGGAGGTTAAGTCCACCGATATCGGCAACAGGGTCATGGAAGCGCTCTATCAGCTTGATGAGGTGGCTTATGTAAGGTTCGCTTCCGTCTACAGGAGGTTCAAGGATATCTCGCATTTCAAGGAGGAGCTGGAAAAATTCCTTGAATGA